One window from the genome of Esox lucius isolate fEsoLuc1 chromosome 23, fEsoLuc1.pri, whole genome shotgun sequence encodes:
- the plekha5 gene encoding pleckstrin homology domain-containing family A member 5 isoform X14, with product MQLLPRKTHFNGSLEYQCKKHRRPLYPASTLPPSTGLRVSEYAPTARIRALSLRPLLDMAADLNPYWLSSLPSSWSYGVTRDGRIFFINEEAKSTTWLHPVTGEAVITGHRKTPDLPTGWEEGYTFEGARCFIKERASN from the exons ATGCAGCTCCTTCCaaggaaaacacatttcaatggAAGTCTTGAATACCAATGTAAGAAACACAGGAGACCTCTCTACCCTGCCAGCACGCTCCCGCCCAGCACCGGGTTGAGGGTTTCTGAGTACGCGCCGACGGCACGGATACGCGCACTCAGTCTCCGTCCTCTGCTAGACATGGCGGCGGATCTAAACCCGTACTGGCTCTCGTCCCTGCCTTCTTCGTGGAGTTATGGGGTTACTCGGGACGGACGGATATTCTTCATCAA TGAAGAAGCAAAGAGTACGACCTGGCTGCATCCCGTCACCGGAGAGGCTGTCATAACGGGGCACAGAAAGACCCCAG ATTTACCAACAGGATGGGAGGAGGGATATACGTTCGAAGGAGCCCGCTGCTTCATCAA GGAGCGAGCAAGCAACTGA